atatatgtgtgtgtgtgtgtttaaagattttgtgttttttaaatctaagtaaatgttagtttttatttatttttttctttatgaaaatGGTTACttcaattgttttattttgatggcATGGTGTGGCAAGTGAGATATTATAAAGAGTTtcctattattatatatatatatatatatatatatatataatttaatagcacttgtttgatttaaagagtttcatttgaatttaggatttatattagtaaaaaaccaattttaaataaaaaattaattttaaaataaaataatataattaataaaatgttTATTGTCACATAAAAGAGTATTAGGATATAATGGtaactttaaaagaaaaataaaatataatcttGACATTTCATGATAGTTAATAagtaaaatcaagagaataaaaCCCAAACTTTTGTTCTAATCAACCTTATTGTTCATCGTCTAATAATTATAACAAGATACAGATTTGATTGATTCACCTTCATGAAATTGAAAGACTAgccaaaataattttaagaaaatttttaattagtttgataTATATTGTTGTTTTCATAGTTTGACAAATGAGTAGACATCACTCTTCTATGAACTTGTAAACATATCCCTACTAATGTACTTTTCAATCAAGTTTATTCCAGGAATATATATAGttgcaataatttattttttagtttttttttgtttttaataaataggtgGCAAGCGCcactgttttaaaaaaaaaaatgtgtgtagGCATGAGGTTAACATTTCAACGCACATGTGCTCTCATTTTACATAGGTTTTGAATTTTGATAtcagatttttttctttaacaaaTATCTTACATAAAGAACTTAGTactaataaaccaaaaaaatcactggtaataattatttatagacATTAATAGTGAGTAtgtttatgataataataataatagtagtaaagaatatataaaatatcaatttgaaTATCTCTCAATTTActtaaaataaatctattaaACAAACAGCATATGCTAATAAAACTTTATTTACACCATTTATTTTCACTCTATCACCATGAAAATTGAATTTAATGATTTTCTCACATACATGATTGCAACAATAAATAGTTCATTCAGGAAAGAGACACAgagatatatacatacacataacATCTAATACATGCACATCTATATATTGAAACATGGTGTATGATCAAGTGTATGTTAGATGAGATAGAcctaagagagagagagagagagagagagagagagagagagagggagagagacaTTGCCATCCCACCAAAAccaactttttttctttataatacaAAAGACATAATGGAGGTTGTCTGTTACTAAACAAaaacttctttttattatttcctCCTCAAGTGCTCTCCTCCAATTAGGGTTTCCCTGGACTTCCACTCCATTCCCTTCCAAAGTCCTTTCCCACCTCCACTTCCATGCATGAAACACTACCTTCTTCTCATATATACTTAAAGCCTAAGTAAAAATtatccttctctttctctttctctctttctctttctctctttctacATCTCTGCAACTCTTTGTGGCTGTGTGGTTCTCCACCTTCTCATCAACTTTTCtcaacaaagaggaaaaagcaagaagagaaagaaagcaagaaagaaagaaaccatgGTCTTCCCTTCAGTTCCTGCCTATCTAGATCCACCAAACTGGAACCAGGTgatccttcttctcttcttcttctcttcttcatctcctcttTATTCCAATCTTTTTCATCCATAGCTTCCTAATGAAAAAAGCAAAGATTAAAAAGCTCATAATATTCATATTCTCTCACTTTTTTCCATCCTCTATACCTTATTGAATATACCACTAGAAAATCACTTACtaatctttctcttcttctcttattgATGTTATAATTTCACTAGGCTCAAGCAAATCAAGAAGGAAGCACTAGTACCAATCCTGGAGCTATCCAAGCTCACGGTGCCGTGGCTTTGCCACGGCTGGACGGCAATTCTTCTCTTTCGGTCAGGCCTAATTCCATGGCCGAAAGAGCACGTCTTGCTAAAATCCCTCAACCGGATACTTCTCTCAAATGTCCTCGGTGTGAATCTACTAATACTAAGTTTTGCTACTTCAACAACTACTCTCTTTCTCAGCCTCGTCACTTTTGCAAGACTTGCCGGCGATACTGGACACGCGGAGGAGCTCTCCGTAACGTTCCGGTTGGCGGTGGCTGCCGTCGCAACAAGAGAAGCAAATCCAGTGGAAATAATAGTAGTAGCTCATCAAAACCTCCTTCTATGAACACCACGTCTTCTTCAACTGCCACCTCTGCTTCCACTGCTGGTGCAATTCATGCTACTGCTACTGCTACTGCTACTACTGGTCTAACTCAGTTGCCTAATTTCATGTCTTCTTTACACCCTTTAGAGTTTGGTGTTCAAAACCTAGGATTGAATTTCACTGGTATGCAAGCCATTGATCATCCCTCTGTAGGGTTTCAAGATGGAGGTTTGGAGCAGTGGAGGATTCAGCAAATCCAGCAACTCCCTTTCTTGGGTGGCATGGATCCACAAGCAcacacttcttcttcttcctctccttctcttTTCCCTTTTGATCCAGCTGAAGGGATGATGCCATACAAGCTAGTTTCAAGTTCAGGACTCATTTCACAGTTTGCTTCAGTTAAGATGGAAGATAACTCTCAAAGGTTTAGACAGTATATGGGTGGAGCTTCAAGgaatactactactactactactgctACTACTCATGATCAGTATTGGAATAGTAATATCGGTGGTGGTGTCGGCGGTGGCAACACTGGCACCGGTAATGCCGAATGGACTGATATATCTGGTAATCTCTTATAATTCAAGCTCGATCGATCGATCGCTCGCCATGAATGACCTTATACTTTGGATGCTTAGTTCTTTTTTTCGATCGGTAAAGAAGTGGAAGGTCTTGAATTAATGGTGTTAATTATCTCTGAAGGTGAGAGCTTGAGACATGGTAAGTAGGTTTCTAATCTTTTGATTTTATCTGGATTGgtatttgttgttaattttctATAGTTTGGTTACAAAATTTGGGGTGTATGagttcatgcatgcatgaaaattTGGTATATCTCTCTCTGATCAACATGAAGAGCAGGAAcactttatttttacttttatttctcttcactaatattcttcatcttcttcttcttattattattattattcttattctatgaaaacatatgtatatatatatatatatatattacttcgAGGTAACTAAAATGTTAACTTTGAAGTCTTTTCTCTTCTTAGACATGATTGCATGCAGATTAAAGCCTTGATTAAGTGATGGTTCTCATCTTTTGAGAGATTTCATTGTAGCTCAGTTCCCTTTGACCAAGTCTCATGCATGAGATGAgaattatacacacacacacacacacacacatatatatatatctcctcTTATGCAGTTCCACTGTTTATCTTGTCAGTAAAAGAGAAGGCTATCTCTTTTTAAAATCCTGTAAGTATTGCACTTCTTTTATAAGTCCTTCATTCTAGCATCCATGTTTTCACTCCTCTAGAGTTATTTAGACAAAAGGTACAATGAGTACACTGAGACACATGCACTTTAACAGTTAATGCCTCAAATGTGCATGttttttgtttactttattTAGAGACATGCATGTGAATTAATTTAAGAAGTTATATATTCAGATATATTTATAGGAATTCCAGAaccagaagaagatgaagatatgATCACTAAAATCCATGCATGCCCATGCATGGATGGCAACAAGAACTAGTTAGAAGTTAGAAGTTGGAAGTTAGAACAACAAACAAAGCCTAGGTATATAGGAGGCATGCATGCACTGAAACacaagaaaagaggaaaaagagagagatatgGATGGTATAATGaaatcagagagagagagagagagagctggcAGGGCAAAGAGACAAGcattatttctttgtttataatGTGACCATTTCTAAGGGGAATCTAGTTTTCATTAGCTTTCACAAAGATCAAGGCAGCCAACCCCTCCCTAATAGGAAGGAATAAAGTAGGAGGCCAGCCAGCCAGCCAGCCAGCCAtgtaggaaaagaaaaacatcatcaTAAAAAGCTGGGAAAGAGAAACCATGTATATATGAATgtagattattgttttgagagGAGGagataaatcacaaaaattaatatatgtagaaccatgagaggaaagacataaaacaaaaaagttataggaggaatagagagagagagagatataggTTCTTTGTAACAGTGTAAGTGGAAACCATGCACTGGAGAGCATGAGGTTTACTAGTCTTGTTATGTGTTGGGAGAGAAGAGAAGCAGCTTTAGCTTTTCATAGCAGCTCCTCAAACAACAAACAcagtgaaagaaaaagaagatctCAGTGCCCACCACCatgaaaattttctctctttctctttctctttctctttctctctcatgcGCACACACACtacatattatataatttatatattattattattattattattgatagaTGCTTCCTGTAGAGGTCCtgacttttttaaaatttagggaCGGTTTGATTGGTAACGATTTAATGGTAATTATTTATAAGGTAATATATCGAGTTAGTGtttattaatatgtgttttgatGTTGTTAAGAGGTGTTAGATATTGTTTGATATTGTATATGAGTGGATAGTGGTTGTGCCTAGACACCgtctctattattattattattattattattattattattatatatgtgatTGGTTTATGAAAACGATATATATGTGGAAgctttatcaatatatatatatatatatgtgtgtgtgtggaagCAAAGATGAGTGAGGAAATTAAgtaaaaacatattaattttacaaattagaattataattatttatgatgcttagtaattttattttattttattttgaatatggaTAGATTATTACTTATTGAGGAATTATATAAGAGATTATTGATGTggtaaaaaaaacttgaaaagtTGCATAAATTGCACTCTcatcaaatatgaaaatttacatataattataGCAAGAATtgagaaattttaataaaagttatGTTTTTACTATAAAATAAAGATACAAGTCAACTATTGATTCTAAGATCATGAAagatacatatattttttaaatttaaaaagtattaatGAAGTAAGGAAAAGTATATTAAGAGATATATAGATTATAGATGCTGTTGTTTTAGAATTGattcctttttaaatttttatatgtattataaGTTATCTGTGATCAGTTAATTATAAGAGATAAATCCTATCTGAAATTATTAATACAGTGACAAAAAGTGCATTGAAAGATGCTATTATTTGAGAGATAATTCCTTTGTTAATTCTATAAGTATTTTAgtgatgtgtatatatataattacaagaGACAAAAGCTATTTGccactcaaaataaaaaaaactttgtaaaTCCTTATGTACATGGTATAATTTTCTACACAAATTCTTATGGCAATCTTTTGTTATATGGTGTTGATAAGCAAGAGAAAAGTGACGATAGCTATAAAtgtaaattcttttgttttttaatacgAATAAACTATGTTAAAGGTGTGCATATATAGGAGTGAAGTCAGTATACCTTTATGCTTGTGTCTTTATTTTACATGAGCTAATGTTTAAACTTGTTCATTAATAAGACATGAACACTCTAGATAAAAGATTCGGCTTCAATAGACCAAAAAGTTATTAACTTTTTAAGTAAATTTTATGAAATCCTCTCTGATAatcatagtttaaaaaaataattagttgaaAGGTAAAAATTCACGAATGacaaatttatgattttctaataaaaattctACCTAAACTCATCCCTTCATAATATTGACAAGCAAGATGAAAGCAGAAAATCCtttaagagaaaagaaaaaacatgtaATTTTATTTGCAATTAACACTCCTCAAAGCCATTCATGGTATAAACACTTTAAGATGAAAGTAAGAAATCAAGttaataacttaaaattatacACAAACATTTATGAGATTTGGTAATTTTGCCAATTTCCTTCCCTTATGAGCAATAGAATCAAAAGAAGAATTATAAGTAATAAATTCTCACATCTATTGCTTTATATATAACTATCGCAAAACAAACATTGAAATTTGCAAATTTTCATAAAAGTCTTCTTcgtaattaaaaatatcataaagacaaaaatttaaaggaaaaaaaatcttaattcactaaaaatactaaaaaaaatgcacataTGTCACTCATGTACATACACACATTCTCTAGTATCATTTCACGTTTGATCACATGAAGTCAATCATGGGACACAATCCTAAGTCTGATCTAAAGAACTCCAAACTTTGATTGCCAGATAATAAGATTCGGAAATGCAGTTAGtatgtaatttatattataataatatgttgtttatatatatatatatatatataaacattagtCTTATTAGAGTAGAAGGAAGGAGGATCTTGCTTTTTTCTATGCTTGTGGGTGTGCATGGGTTCTTGTGAGCTTTTTCCTCATTAGGGTTTGAGACACACTTTGCTGCTGtgttttatcttcttttcttctttcttgtttcttctttatatatatatatatatatatatatatattgttgctAGAAAGTTAAAGTAATGAGCATCTTCTTTTACATCAGGAATAGTTTGcaatgaatgagcttgcatgccAACAAGGCTTATATATCTACTCTTAATTAATTTGCTTCAAAATCTTAGtctcattttgttttctttaattagattaaattaatGAAGAGGTGGATCATGAGTGagagatgaaaaataataaaatatagaaaatggcAAAGTGAATCAGAGTTGGAATAAGATTCCATACATTTGTTAATTGGTCatgtttatttaattgcatGATCTTGTTCCATTGAGATTCAAAAGAGAATGTCCAAGTGTTGTTGAATGTGCAATGAGGATGTTGACATTATATGTGATGATGCATAAGGGACATATATGTTATAAGTTggcaaattaattaattataaaaaatgcatgaaatgaaGAAGAGTTTGTGTTGTTCatgaattgtatatatatatatatatagagagagagagagagagagagattgattAGATGAGGAAGCCTATGTCATAACACActagtgatttgattgaagactaataTGTTTTGATTCATTGCTTGGACTCGTCACTTTGATATTGACATTTGACATTGTTTGGACCAAGTGCGGCTTGATAGCTTCATTTAAtcatttacctttttttttttattatttcttatatatagatatctatatacacacatacacgtGTTTTTATCTTAATTAAGATAGAGAGAGATGTTGCGCATTTCACTTCTTTGTATATATGAATCATAAAGTTCAGTGTGTATTGAAagagatttattatttaaaaataataataacaagacaGTATACCTTTTCGATTAAAAATGATAgttttgataatataaaaattaataatctttttgtttattgacATTTGATTCCAGCATAAGATTTTTGTGTTTTACCGAAAATAAGAGTTCAAGTCAAACTCACACAAAATAAAGGTACGACTGCGTTGAGATGGTAATGTTATATATGTGCATATCCCTGACGTGgcttgtctatatatatatatgataaaaaatattaattaaattattgtaaaatattataaatgaagatatttatcaatattaattggaatatatatatatatatagctttgtAAAGCAA
The DNA window shown above is from Dioscorea cayenensis subsp. rotundata cultivar TDr96_F1 chromosome 12, TDr96_F1_v2_PseudoChromosome.rev07_lg8_w22 25.fasta, whole genome shotgun sequence and carries:
- the LOC120273379 gene encoding dof zinc finger protein DOF2.4-like — its product is MVFPSVPAYLDPPNWNQAQANQEGSTSTNPGAIQAHGAVALPRLDGNSSLSVRPNSMAERARLAKIPQPDTSLKCPRCESTNTKFCYFNNYSLSQPRHFCKTCRRYWTRGGALRNVPVGGGCRRNKRSKSSGNNSSSSSKPPSMNTTSSSTATSASTAGAIHATATATATTGLTQLPNFMSSLHPLEFGVQNLGLNFTGMQAIDHPSVGFQDGGLEQWRIQQIQQLPFLGGMDPQAHTSSSSSPSLFPFDPAEGMMPYKLVSSSGLISQFASVKMEDNSQRFRQYMGGASRNTTTTTTATTHDQYWNSNIGGGVGGGNTGTGNAEWTDISGNLL